A single genomic interval of Alteromonas sp. CI.11.F.A3 harbors:
- the bamB gene encoding outer membrane protein assembly factor BamB → MFHNTCGRKGRFARVMGMALAISVTLSGCSTVSDWFADEEELEIRRLKPIDAKFTPSVKWDRDIGDGVDHYFSRLRPVYAYENLYAADRHGSVVAMNPESGDVLWERNFAVFEGDGWWDSIARLWRSGASARIGGISVADRLLFVGTENGVVMALDYETGETKWEASIPGEVLAAPSADEGILVVNTGAGTLFGFDTRTGEQLWRHEGDTPPLTLRGISGPVAANGGALIGTPTGKLQVNLLESGILAWETVIATPTGATELERIVDLDTTPVLFGGTIYTVSYNGTLAAVELRSGRIIWKREYGSYRNLSIEGNSIFVVDNNSNIYALDRRNGVELWSQSGLKSRSVTAATPVGEHIVVGDNWGFVHWIEQETGQIVARVDVGGDDEDDAIYDAPLNVDGVVVTMTRNGVVAAISTL, encoded by the coding sequence TTGTTTCACAATACGTGTGGCCGTAAGGGCCGATTTGCTCGCGTGATGGGCATGGCATTGGCCATCTCTGTAACGCTTTCTGGTTGTTCTACCGTCTCTGATTGGTTTGCAGATGAAGAAGAGCTTGAAATTCGCCGTTTGAAACCAATCGATGCGAAGTTTACGCCCTCAGTAAAATGGGACAGAGACATCGGCGATGGTGTTGATCATTACTTCTCTCGTCTTCGTCCAGTATATGCTTACGAAAATCTTTATGCCGCCGATCGCCATGGCAGCGTTGTTGCTATGAACCCAGAGAGCGGTGATGTTCTGTGGGAACGCAACTTCGCCGTATTTGAAGGTGACGGTTGGTGGGACTCAATTGCACGTCTTTGGCGTAGTGGAGCAAGTGCACGTATTGGCGGCATTTCGGTTGCTGACCGATTATTGTTTGTAGGTACAGAAAACGGTGTCGTAATGGCACTTGACTACGAAACTGGCGAAACCAAGTGGGAAGCATCAATTCCTGGTGAAGTGTTAGCGGCTCCTTCTGCAGACGAAGGAATTCTGGTAGTTAACACTGGCGCGGGTACCTTGTTTGGCTTCGATACGCGTACTGGTGAGCAATTGTGGCGACATGAAGGTGACACTCCTCCTTTGACCCTTCGTGGTATTTCCGGCCCGGTAGCGGCAAACGGCGGCGCTTTAATTGGAACGCCTACGGGTAAGTTGCAAGTTAACTTACTTGAGTCAGGTATTCTTGCTTGGGAAACGGTTATTGCCACGCCAACGGGCGCCACAGAGTTAGAACGTATTGTTGACCTTGATACCACCCCTGTACTTTTTGGCGGTACTATTTATACGGTTTCTTACAATGGTACGCTGGCAGCAGTAGAACTGCGTAGTGGTCGTATTATTTGGAAGCGTGAGTACGGTTCATATCGCAACCTAAGTATTGAAGGGAACAGTATTTTTGTTGTAGATAACAACTCTAATATTTATGCCCTAGACAGACGAAACGGTGTAGAGCTGTGGTCACAAAGTGGCTTAAAGTCTCGCTCTGTTACTGCGGCAACGCCAGTTGGTGAGCATATTGTTGTGGGTGACAACTGGGGCTTCGTTCATTGGATTGAACAAGAAACCGGCCAAATTGTTGCTCGCGTCGATGTAGGTGGCGACGATGAAGACGATGCTATATACGATGCACCATTGAACGTTGACGGAGTGGTAGTAACCATGACCCGTAACGGCGTAGTGGCAGCTATCTCTACGTTATAG
- the hisS gene encoding histidine--tRNA ligase — translation MAKTIQAIRGMNDCLPEVSGTWQKVESVLRQVVASYGYQEIRTPIVESTDLFKRSIGEVTDIVEKEMYTFEDRNGDSLTLRPEGTASTVRAGNEHGLLYNQQQRLWYMGPMFRHERPQKGRYRQFHQFGVETYGLDGPDIDLEVILLSARLWKAFGIEKHVTLQINSLGSNEARQAYRETLIGYLKERADKLDEESLRRLESNPLRVLDSKNPNVQAAIADAPSLLDHLDEESKTHFDNLCERLTQAGIAFEINPRLVRGLDYYNRTVFEWVTESLGSQGTVCAGGRYDGLVEQLGGKATPAVGFAMGMERLVLLLTTLSEDALDSSSADVYVTAMGDDAQAYALEVSEHLRDTLPNVRVMMHCGGGNFKKQLKRADKTGASLALLLGSQEMQSREVAVKPLRDGQEQQTIAFDALSSTIADLLNA, via the coding sequence GTGGCTAAGACTATTCAGGCAATTCGCGGAATGAATGATTGCCTGCCGGAAGTATCCGGTACATGGCAGAAAGTAGAATCTGTACTCCGTCAAGTGGTGGCCAGTTATGGCTATCAAGAAATTCGCACGCCTATTGTAGAGAGCACTGACTTGTTCAAGCGCTCTATTGGCGAAGTGACCGACATTGTCGAAAAGGAAATGTATACCTTTGAAGACAGAAACGGTGACAGTTTAACCCTTCGCCCTGAAGGTACTGCCAGCACGGTGCGTGCTGGCAATGAGCATGGCTTGTTGTACAACCAACAGCAGCGCTTGTGGTACATGGGGCCAATGTTCCGCCATGAACGTCCCCAAAAAGGGCGTTATCGCCAGTTCCACCAGTTCGGTGTTGAAACCTACGGCCTTGATGGCCCAGATATTGATTTGGAAGTGATTTTATTAAGCGCTCGACTATGGAAAGCGTTTGGTATTGAAAAGCACGTTACGTTGCAAATTAACTCTTTAGGTTCAAATGAAGCCCGTCAGGCCTATCGTGAAACCTTAATTGGTTATTTGAAAGAACGCGCAGATAAACTTGATGAAGAATCGCTTCGCCGGTTAGAGTCAAACCCACTTCGCGTACTTGATAGCAAGAACCCCAATGTGCAAGCGGCCATTGCTGATGCACCATCTTTGCTAGATCATTTAGATGAAGAGTCTAAAACCCATTTTGATAATTTATGCGAACGCTTAACACAGGCAGGTATTGCCTTTGAAATTAACCCTCGCTTAGTGCGCGGGCTTGATTATTATAATCGCACTGTTTTTGAGTGGGTAACCGAAAGCTTAGGTTCACAAGGCACAGTTTGTGCGGGCGGCCGGTACGATGGATTGGTAGAACAGTTAGGCGGAAAAGCAACGCCTGCAGTAGGTTTTGCCATGGGTATGGAACGTTTAGTTCTTTTGCTTACCACGCTAAGTGAAGACGCACTAGATTCTAGCAGTGCTGATGTGTATGTTACCGCGATGGGTGATGATGCTCAGGCTTATGCCTTAGAAGTATCAGAACACCTTCGTGATACATTGCCGAATGTGCGGGTGATGATGCACTGTGGCGGCGGAAACTTTAAAAAACAACTAAAACGCGCTGACAAAACAGGGGCAAGTTTGGCCTTGTTGTTAGGGTCACAAGAAATGCAATCACGTGAAGTGGCAGTAAAGCCGTTACGTGATGGTCAAGAGCAACAGACAATCGCTTTTGATGCGTTGTCGAGCACTATTGCCGACCTGCTGAACGCATAA
- a CDS encoding RodZ domain-containing protein — protein MVSEQQTTEEAGLAQESTVPSPGKMLRERRESLGLTQQQIADKLFLKVSQINALEEDAVDKTTSITFTKGYVRNYAKQLGLNAEQVVAAFEQYHTSVEPPAKLQSFSRRVAKQTHDDRWMMVTYIILLLIIGGIVAWWVQQPSDEAIVEAPNLDKIKEEAANTSIPEATIRTNSGVLNSTIPDSTTETGSSTLPQSSDGNFNSSGNSSFAPSPSNSQRNSSNADDESLPPSAGINQSNNLTALVSDSDSGEIRLGNQVASNSSTSGNQSGAVPISMTFTFDDDCWVNIKDATGEAIAYGVKQSGRVMEIQGVPPVAVTLGKPDNVRISVNGDPVDITAFQNGQIARFSLPM, from the coding sequence ATGGTGTCAGAACAACAAACGACTGAAGAAGCAGGTTTAGCACAAGAATCTACCGTGCCAAGCCCAGGTAAAATGCTTCGAGAGCGACGGGAATCGCTAGGGCTAACTCAGCAACAAATTGCTGATAAGCTTTTCTTGAAAGTCTCGCAAATCAACGCCTTAGAAGAAGATGCTGTGGATAAAACCACGTCCATTACTTTCACCAAAGGCTATGTAAGAAACTACGCGAAACAACTTGGGCTAAATGCCGAACAGGTTGTTGCCGCGTTTGAGCAATATCATACAAGTGTGGAACCACCGGCTAAACTGCAGAGTTTTTCTCGTCGTGTCGCTAAACAGACACACGATGATCGCTGGATGATGGTTACCTATATTATTTTGTTGCTGATAATCGGTGGCATTGTAGCGTGGTGGGTTCAACAACCTAGTGATGAAGCTATCGTTGAAGCGCCTAATCTTGACAAAATTAAAGAGGAAGCGGCAAACACCTCCATTCCTGAAGCAACTATTCGTACCAATTCTGGCGTGTTAAACAGCACAATTCCTGATTCGACTACTGAAACGGGAAGTTCCACGCTTCCTCAATCTAGCGATGGCAACTTCAACAGTAGCGGCAATAGCAGCTTTGCGCCTTCACCATCTAATAGTCAACGTAATAGCAGTAATGCAGACGATGAAAGCTTGCCACCATCTGCAGGTATTAACCAAAGTAATAACCTGACAGCATTAGTGAGCGACTCAGATTCCGGCGAAATCCGCTTAGGTAACCAGGTTGCGAGTAATTCATCAACCTCAGGTAATCAAAGTGGGGCAGTGCCTATATCGATGACATTTACCTTTGATGATGATTGTTGGGTGAACATAAAAGACGCAACCGGTGAGGCAATTGCTTACGGTGTTAAGCAATCTGGCCGCGTAATGGAAATTCAAGGTGTGCCTCCTGTTGCAGTTACACTCGGCAAACCGGATAATGTACGTATATCAGTTAATGGCGACCCCGTGGATATCACGGCCTTTCAAAATGGCCAGATTGCGCGATTCTCGCTTCCTATGTAG
- the pilW gene encoding type IV pilus biogenesis/stability protein PilW, which yields MRIGLIAAVVFLAGCVSNSQPGSYNSNFDRQEAAKTRMSLGLTYLKNNNYKQAKVNLDQALEYDPRSAEVNYAIAYYYQLVGDVKRADDLYQTAMSLAPYNGDIANSYGAFKCQDGDYDGAKEYFLKAVSNQQYANSAETYENLALCAQSQGNTEDAITYFQSALKHQPLRAKSLYLLTELYVATEQWTSAKYTLDKYQRVAKPSPDSLWLSFEIHQGTNDWEGAKEVGYQLSTLFPDSPYTADYKNILAQHTPQVERKVKGEDTSADKVSDSVQAETETETKTGLSSQQAQFHIVKANENLYRISLKHNIKITSLKEWNNIENAGSIFAGMKLWLVPHNMQGE from the coding sequence ATGCGAATAGGATTGATAGCAGCTGTAGTCTTTTTAGCGGGGTGCGTAAGCAACTCGCAACCTGGAAGTTACAATAGTAACTTTGACCGCCAGGAAGCTGCTAAAACTCGTATGTCTTTAGGGTTAACCTACCTTAAAAACAATAATTATAAACAAGCTAAAGTGAACTTAGACCAAGCGCTAGAGTACGATCCACGTTCAGCTGAAGTCAATTACGCTATTGCGTACTATTACCAACTGGTAGGGGACGTGAAGCGAGCCGATGATCTCTATCAAACGGCAATGTCGTTAGCACCATATAACGGTGATATCGCAAACAGTTATGGTGCGTTCAAGTGCCAAGACGGTGATTACGATGGCGCTAAGGAGTACTTCCTTAAGGCCGTCAGTAATCAACAATATGCTAATTCCGCAGAAACTTATGAAAATCTGGCCTTATGTGCTCAAAGCCAAGGTAATACTGAAGATGCTATTACCTATTTTCAAAGTGCACTCAAACACCAGCCCTTACGTGCTAAAAGCTTATATTTACTGACAGAGCTTTATGTTGCTACCGAGCAGTGGACATCAGCGAAGTACACGTTAGACAAGTATCAACGTGTCGCTAAACCTTCTCCCGATTCTTTATGGCTGTCTTTTGAAATACACCAAGGAACAAACGACTGGGAAGGGGCAAAAGAAGTGGGGTATCAATTATCAACCTTATTTCCAGACAGCCCGTATACAGCTGACTATAAGAATATTCTTGCGCAGCATACTCCACAGGTTGAACGAAAAGTAAAAGGGGAAGATACTAGCGCTGATAAAGTATCTGACTCAGTACAGGCAGAAACAGAAACAGAAACAAAAACGGGGTTGTCTTCCCAGCAAGCGCAATTCCACATAGTAAAGGCGAACGAAAACCTTTATCGTATTTCTCTAAAGCATAACATTAAAATTACCTCGCTGAAGGAGTGGAACAACATTGAAAATGCTGGCTCGATTTTTGCCGGTATGAAGCTTTGGTTAGTACCACACAACATGCAAGGGGAATAG
- a CDS encoding bifunctional tRNA (adenosine(37)-C2)-methyltransferase TrmG/ribosomal RNA large subunit methyltransferase RlmN: MAKTNLLNLNREGLRNFFKEKGEKPFRADQVMKWIYQQGESDFEKMSNLNKNLRAMLIEHCEVKAPEIAYFQEASDGTIKFALALEGGQEVETVWIPEADRATLCVSSQVGCALECTFCSTAQQGFNRNLSVSEIIGQVWRVATFLGLSKDTSKRPITNVVMMGMGEPLLNLKNVVPAMNIMLDDFGFGLSKRRVTLSTSGVVPALDMLGDQIDVALAISLHAPNDELRNEIVPVNKKYNIEAFLAGVRRYLEKSKANQGRVTVEYVMLSHINDSTDQAHELAKVLKDTPCKINLIPFNPYPGSPYLCSSNSRIDRFSKVLMDYGFTTVVRKTRGDDIDAACGQLVGDVVDRTKRLLKKQVKGEAISVKIAQ, encoded by the coding sequence AGAAAAACCATTTCGTGCCGATCAGGTAATGAAGTGGATTTATCAGCAGGGTGAAAGCGATTTTGAGAAAATGAGCAACCTGAATAAAAACCTGCGCGCGATGTTAATAGAACACTGTGAAGTGAAAGCGCCAGAGATTGCCTATTTCCAAGAAGCCAGCGATGGCACCATTAAGTTCGCGTTAGCCCTTGAAGGTGGTCAGGAAGTGGAAACGGTATGGATCCCAGAAGCCGACCGTGCAACGCTTTGTGTATCGTCACAAGTAGGCTGTGCCCTAGAATGTACATTCTGTTCTACTGCTCAACAAGGCTTTAACCGTAATTTGAGTGTCAGTGAAATTATCGGTCAAGTATGGCGTGTCGCTACCTTCCTTGGTTTATCAAAAGATACCAGCAAACGACCTATCACTAACGTAGTGATGATGGGTATGGGTGAGCCTTTGCTTAACCTTAAAAACGTGGTGCCAGCCATGAACATCATGCTAGATGACTTCGGGTTTGGCTTATCTAAGCGCCGCGTGACATTAAGTACCTCGGGTGTTGTACCTGCACTTGATATGCTTGGTGACCAAATCGATGTGGCCTTAGCGATTTCATTGCATGCGCCAAACGACGAACTGCGTAATGAAATTGTACCGGTGAATAAAAAATACAACATTGAAGCCTTTTTGGCTGGCGTACGTCGTTATCTTGAAAAGTCGAAAGCTAACCAAGGCCGAGTGACGGTTGAATACGTTATGCTTTCGCACATTAACGACAGTACCGACCAAGCCCATGAATTAGCGAAAGTATTGAAAGATACACCGTGTAAAATAAACTTAATTCCGTTTAACCCTTATCCGGGTTCACCGTATCTTTGTTCAAGCAATTCTCGTATCGATAGATTCTCAAAAGTGCTTATGGATTATGGATTTACCACCGTTGTACGTAAAACACGAGGCGACGATATCGATGCTGCTTGTGGGCAATTAGTGGGTGATGTAGTAGACAGAACTAAACGATTGTTAAAAAAACAGGTGAAGGGCGAAGCGATTTCGGTAAAAATAGCCCAATAA
- the ispG gene encoding flavodoxin-dependent (E)-4-hydroxy-3-methylbut-2-enyl-diphosphate synthase — protein sequence MFAESPIKRRKSTRINVGNIPIGDGAPIAVQSMTNTRTTDVAATVDQINRIVAVGGEIVRVSVPTMDAAEAFKEIRKQVSTPLVADIHFDYRIALKVAEYGVDCLRINPGNIGNMERVRSVVDCAKDKNIPIRIGVNGGSLEKDLQEKYGEPTPEALVESAMRHVDILDKLNFDQFKVSVKASDVFLAVGAYRLLAQQIDQPLHLGITEAGGQRAGAVKSSVGLGMLLAEGIGDTIRVSLAADPVEEIKVGFDILKSLRIRSRGINFIACPSCSRQEFDVIGTVNALEQRLEDILTPMDVSIIGCVVNGPGEAEVSDLGLTGARNMSGLYEDGKRVKERLANDDLIDKLEARIRAKATRMSEANKIQVSVKD from the coding sequence ATGTTTGCAGAAAGTCCTATCAAACGCAGAAAGTCCACGCGTATTAATGTAGGTAATATTCCTATTGGCGATGGCGCGCCCATTGCCGTTCAATCTATGACGAATACTCGTACCACTGATGTGGCTGCGACGGTTGATCAAATTAATCGTATTGTCGCAGTGGGTGGCGAGATTGTTCGCGTGTCCGTGCCTACCATGGACGCCGCTGAAGCATTCAAAGAAATTCGTAAGCAAGTTAGCACGCCTTTGGTCGCTGATATTCATTTCGATTATCGTATAGCGCTTAAAGTGGCCGAGTACGGTGTTGATTGTTTGCGAATTAACCCAGGTAATATCGGCAATATGGAGCGTGTACGTTCTGTTGTTGATTGTGCCAAAGACAAGAACATCCCCATTCGCATTGGCGTAAATGGTGGCTCGCTGGAAAAAGACTTACAAGAAAAGTATGGCGAACCTACGCCTGAAGCTTTGGTTGAGTCGGCCATGCGACATGTAGACATTCTCGATAAGCTTAACTTCGACCAGTTTAAAGTGAGTGTTAAAGCCTCTGATGTATTTCTGGCGGTAGGTGCTTATCGACTATTAGCGCAACAAATCGATCAGCCACTTCATTTAGGTATTACTGAAGCTGGCGGTCAACGTGCAGGCGCAGTAAAAAGCTCTGTTGGTTTAGGTATGCTGTTGGCAGAGGGTATCGGCGATACTATTCGTGTTTCACTGGCTGCCGATCCGGTTGAAGAAATTAAAGTGGGTTTCGACATTTTAAAGTCGCTGCGAATTCGCTCTCGTGGCATTAACTTTATCGCATGCCCAAGCTGTTCAAGACAAGAGTTCGACGTAATCGGTACGGTCAACGCGTTAGAACAACGTCTTGAAGATATTCTAACGCCTATGGATGTGTCTATTATCGGCTGTGTTGTCAATGGTCCCGGTGAAGCTGAAGTATCAGACTTAGGCTTGACGGGCGCCAGAAACATGAGCGGGTTATACGAAGATGGTAAACGCGTGAAAGAACGATTAGCCAACGATGACCTTATCGATAAGCTTGAGGCAAGAATTCGTGCCAAAGCAACCCGTATGAGCGAAGCCAACAAAATACAGGTATCGGTGAAAGACTAA
- the xseA gene encoding exodeoxyribonuclease VII large subunit, which produces MFTSSPSTSRQILTVTKLNRLARTVLESEVGLIWLSAEISNFVSAASGHWYFTLKDNKAQVRAAMFKNTNRTVKQRPKEGDKVLVRASVGIYEARGDYQLVIEHMESDGEGALQQAYEALKAKLNAEGLFSIERKRPMPEVINRIGIITSSTGAALHDVLSVLKRRSPQTEVIVYPSMVQGETAPAQLINALRTANQRNEVDALLLTRGGGSLEDLWCFNNENLAREITESQLPLISAVGHEVDFTIADFVADLRAPTPSAAAEILSQDTNALSESLVQYKQRLTRAMLQKLSHLAQQHKLGHQRLQSVHPQSKIQNQWQALDRLQLRLSHAINNKLAIENKRFEHINNRLAQQSPAVRVNQAKARIAQTHKTLCNNMKQLMNTNQQAFAAKVGLLQSVSPLSTLSRGYSITMSNGTAVTSVDTVKENDIIKSRVTDGEITSKIVEIRRHQ; this is translated from the coding sequence ATGTTTACATCTTCACCCTCTACATCGCGACAAATTTTAACAGTTACTAAGCTAAATCGGCTTGCTCGAACCGTGCTTGAAAGCGAAGTGGGACTTATATGGTTATCCGCTGAAATATCTAATTTTGTAAGTGCCGCTTCCGGTCATTGGTATTTCACGTTAAAAGATAATAAGGCACAAGTGCGTGCTGCCATGTTTAAAAATACTAATCGCACTGTAAAACAGCGCCCGAAAGAAGGCGATAAGGTACTTGTACGTGCATCCGTGGGTATTTACGAAGCAAGAGGCGACTACCAGCTTGTCATTGAGCACATGGAAAGCGACGGCGAAGGCGCACTACAGCAAGCCTATGAAGCTTTAAAAGCAAAGCTAAACGCTGAAGGCTTATTCAGCATCGAACGTAAACGCCCTATGCCAGAGGTTATTAATCGCATTGGTATTATTACCTCATCAACGGGCGCAGCGCTGCATGACGTACTTAGTGTGTTAAAACGCCGTAGCCCACAAACGGAAGTTATTGTTTACCCTTCAATGGTGCAAGGTGAGACCGCGCCAGCTCAGCTCATTAATGCTTTACGCACTGCGAATCAACGAAATGAAGTCGATGCACTTTTGCTAACTCGTGGTGGAGGCTCGTTAGAAGACTTATGGTGTTTTAACAATGAAAACCTTGCTAGAGAAATTACCGAGTCACAATTGCCGCTAATTAGCGCAGTAGGTCATGAGGTTGATTTTACTATTGCTGATTTTGTTGCCGATTTACGCGCCCCTACTCCTTCGGCGGCCGCTGAAATATTGAGCCAGGATACTAACGCTCTCAGCGAGAGCCTAGTGCAATATAAGCAACGCTTAACCCGTGCCATGCTGCAAAAACTCAGTCATTTAGCGCAACAGCATAAACTCGGGCACCAACGTTTACAGTCAGTGCATCCGCAAAGCAAAATACAAAATCAGTGGCAAGCCCTTGATAGGCTTCAATTACGCTTAAGCCATGCTATCAATAATAAACTCGCAATCGAAAATAAACGGTTCGAGCATATCAATAATCGCTTAGCGCAACAAAGCCCAGCGGTAAGAGTAAATCAAGCTAAAGCGCGCATAGCACAAACCCATAAAACCCTTTGTAATAACATGAAGCAGCTAATGAATACTAATCAACAGGCATTTGCTGCAAAAGTCGGTTTGTTACAGTCGGTCAGTCCCCTTTCTACATTGTCTCGAGGCTACAGTATTACCATGTCGAACGGTACGGCAGTTACCTCAGTGGATACTGTTAAAGAGAACGATATAATTAAGTCTCGAGTGACTGATGGAGAAATAACCAGTAAAATAGTGGAAATTCGTCGTCATCAATAA
- the der gene encoding ribosome biogenesis GTPase Der: protein MLPVVALVGRPNVGKSTLFNRLTNTRDALVADYPGLTRDRKYGQAKFEQRQFIVVDTGGITGDEEGIDAEMAQQSLLAIEEADVVLLLVDARAGLLPADQGIAEHIRRLNKQVFVVANKVDGIDGDSESADFYALGLGTVKQIAAAHGRGVSQLLQDALVPLEASFPDMRIVEETQEEELDAEEQLKRLQDQPIKLAIVGKPNVGKSTLTNRILGEERVVVFDLPGTTRDSVFIPMERDEREYILIDTAGVRKRRKVNEAVEKFSIVKTLQAIDEANVVLMVIDAREGITDQDLSLLGFVLNSGRSLVIAVNKWDGLSTDIKNDIKRELDRRLGFIDFARLHFISAMHGTGVGNLFESVQEAYLSATKRINTSMLTQIMEMAQDDHQPPLVRGRRVKMKYAHAGGYNPPVIVIHGNQVDDLPTSYKRFLMNYFRKALQVMGTPIRIEFREGANPFEGKKNKLTLTQERKRKRLLSYHSKKK from the coding sequence ATGTTGCCCGTTGTTGCTTTGGTAGGCCGCCCTAATGTGGGTAAGTCCACCTTGTTTAATCGTTTAACTAATACACGTGATGCGCTGGTCGCTGATTACCCAGGGCTTACCCGTGACCGCAAGTACGGTCAGGCTAAGTTTGAGCAGCGTCAATTCATCGTGGTGGATACCGGTGGTATCACGGGTGACGAAGAAGGTATTGATGCTGAAATGGCGCAGCAGTCTCTTTTAGCCATTGAAGAAGCCGATGTTGTATTACTACTTGTTGATGCTAGAGCAGGTTTGTTGCCGGCAGACCAAGGTATTGCTGAGCACATTCGCCGCCTTAACAAACAAGTTTTTGTTGTTGCGAATAAAGTCGATGGCATTGATGGCGATAGCGAAAGTGCTGATTTTTACGCGCTAGGCTTAGGAACCGTTAAGCAAATCGCCGCGGCTCACGGGCGTGGTGTAAGCCAATTACTTCAAGATGCACTAGTTCCACTTGAAGCGTCTTTTCCTGACATGCGAATTGTTGAGGAAACGCAAGAAGAAGAGCTTGATGCAGAAGAGCAACTCAAGCGCCTTCAAGATCAGCCTATTAAGCTGGCTATTGTAGGCAAGCCTAACGTGGGTAAATCTACATTAACAAATCGTATTCTAGGTGAAGAACGGGTTGTCGTTTTTGACCTACCAGGTACAACCCGCGATAGCGTTTTCATTCCAATGGAACGTGACGAGCGTGAATATATTCTTATTGATACCGCTGGGGTTCGCAAACGCAGAAAAGTGAATGAGGCGGTTGAAAAGTTCTCTATTGTTAAAACCTTGCAAGCGATCGATGAAGCCAACGTTGTGCTGATGGTAATAGATGCCCGTGAAGGCATTACCGACCAAGACTTAAGCCTACTCGGCTTTGTGTTAAATTCCGGTCGCTCACTGGTAATTGCAGTGAACAAGTGGGATGGGCTTAGCACAGATATTAAAAATGATATAAAACGCGAACTCGATCGTCGTCTTGGTTTTATTGACTTTGCACGTTTGCACTTCATATCTGCAATGCACGGTACCGGTGTAGGCAACTTATTTGAATCAGTACAAGAAGCCTACCTAAGCGCCACTAAGCGTATTAATACCTCTATGCTTACGCAGATTATGGAAATGGCGCAAGATGACCATCAGCCGCCACTAGTGCGCGGACGTCGGGTTAAAATGAAATATGCCCATGCTGGTGGTTATAATCCGCCTGTGATTGTTATTCACGGTAACCAAGTTGACGATTTACCTACGTCGTACAAACGCTTCTTGATGAACTACTTCCGTAAAGCGCTTCAGGTGATGGGAACGCCTATACGTATTGAATTTAGGGAAGGGGCGAACCCGTTTGAAGGCAAAAAGAATAAGCTTACCCTTACTCAAGAACGTAAGCGCAAGCGTTTACTGTCTTATCATAGTAAGAAAAAATAG
- a CDS encoding YfgM family protein has translation MEQFATEDQQVEAIKRFWKEHGTAIIVGAALGLGGLWGWRYYSDTQMATKEAASVEYQNAVETYGEEGSADKITAFINANEDSGYASIASLLAAKQAVDAGDFDAAASHLNRVVTFAENEELKALAAIRLTRVQIEMNQLDAALSTLGNITNEAFAAEVSELKGDVYQQQSKFDDARLAYSGALEKNANNPLLQMKLDNLAVAAGQ, from the coding sequence ATGGAACAATTCGCAACAGAAGACCAACAAGTAGAAGCGATTAAACGCTTTTGGAAAGAGCACGGTACCGCCATTATTGTAGGTGCAGCATTGGGTTTAGGTGGCCTTTGGGGCTGGCGTTATTACTCTGATACGCAGATGGCAACCAAAGAAGCGGCATCAGTGGAATACCAAAATGCAGTTGAAACCTATGGCGAAGAAGGTAGTGCAGATAAAATTACCGCCTTTATTAATGCAAACGAAGATTCTGGCTACGCCAGTATTGCTAGCCTTTTGGCAGCAAAACAAGCGGTAGATGCTGGCGATTTTGACGCCGCTGCTTCACACCTAAACCGTGTGGTTACCTTTGCTGAAAATGAAGAATTAAAAGCGCTAGCTGCTATTCGGTTAACGCGAGTACAAATTGAAATGAACCAGCTAGACGCTGCGTTGTCTACGCTAGGCAATATTACGAACGAAGCATTTGCTGCTGAAGTATCTGAGCTGAAAGGCGATGTATATCAGCAACAAAGTAAATTTGATGATGCTCGTTTAGCCTACTCAGGTGCGCTTGAAAAAAATGCCAACAACCCGTTATTGCAAATGAAGTTAGACAACTTAGCCGTTGCTGCGGGCCAATAA